GTCCGGGTgtgggctgctggctgctgctgccgctaCCGGGGCTGGAGGGGCCGGCTCCGCTTCGCACGGAAACCCTTCTGCGTGATAGGTAACGGCGGGGGCTGCCTTGGAGGCTTCAGAGCATCAACCACGGCGTGGCTGTGGCTCCTGAgcttcagtgtgtgtgtgtgtggcccCAGATCTCATGGTGTTTGTGGCCTCGGTGGCCGTGATCGCCGCCGGCACTCAGGGCAACATCCTGGCGACGTCGGCGCTGCGCagcctgcgcttcctgcagatCCTGCGCATGGTGCGCATGGACCGCCGGGGCGGCACCTGGAAGCTGCTGGGCTCCGTCGTCTACGCCCACAGCAAGGTGAGGGGAAGGGAAACACAGACTCAGATGGCTTGGCAAagcctctggagctgctgcagccccagccctgccctcgccctgcccagcccagcgctgacccacagccctcagcacctcagccccacggctttggggtccctccagggctgggcactgccccagctccctgggcagcctggcacaggggtgacacccctctcagggaaacagttctgcctcagctccagcctcaacctcccctgagcccgtttccccttgtcctgtcattcattattgGGGAGTAGAccccaacccccagctccctgcagcctcctgccagggagtgtcagagagggctctggtctcccctcagcctcctcttctccagcctcaacacccccattccctcacagcccctccccatcagccccttccccagggtGAAaaccctccccatcccaccagaTGCTCCAAGATGTTTTGCTCTTGCTCCTCCTGCCTTGCCCATGCCAGGCAAAGCCCCTCTGCCAAGAGCTGAGGGCTGGGCACAGCCAGCGTGgcagaggagggagctggggctcagtGGGCTCTGATGTGGTTGTTTCTGGGGCAAAGCACGAGCAGGTGAGGAGGCAGAACTCATGGGAGACACTCAGGCACATGCATCTCAGCTGTGAGATGTGCAGGGGCAACTCTCCTCCAGAGCCCAGCGAGAACCTGCACAAAAcaccctgctgcctctgccctggcaggagggtttGGCTGCcacccttctccaggctcaacacccccattccctcagcccctccccagcacccttgtgctccagccccttccccagcacactcATTCTCCAGCAACAGCCTCCCTCCCACGGGCCCTCTGACCCcgtccctgccctggcaggagctCATCACCGCCTGGTACATCGGTTTCCTGGTGCTCATCTTCGCCTCCTTCCTCGTGTACCTGGCAGAGAAGGATGCCAATGCCCAGTTTGCCACCTACGCCGACTCGCTGTGGTGGGGCACGGTAAGCTCGGCCACCGCGGCCCCCCGGCGCTGGAGGGGATGagcagggtgggatggggctgtgtgtggggagcTCCCTCCAGGCCTCCCCCTGCTCTGGCCCCGGGCAGGTCACTCTCACCACCATTGGCTACGGGGACAAGACCCCTGAGACGTGGCTGGGCAGGATGCTGGCGGCCGCCTTCGCCCTGCTGGGCATCTCCTTCTTCGCTCTGCCCGCCGTGAGTAGCACCAGCCACGGGCACAAAGGGGCCAaaccctgcccctgcagccctcgGTGTGGACTCCAGCACCCACAGAGCCCCATCCCCTCCATCCTCAGGGCATCCTGGGCTCCGGCTTCGCCCTCAAAGTGCAGGAGCAGCATCGGCAGAAGCACTTCGAGAAGAGACGGACTCCGGCGGCCAACCTCATCCAGGTAACGTGGGCTTGGTGCGTGCTGGGggtctctcctcccccctctgctgccctgcctgctgcaggctcGACCCACAGGCCCTCTGGCAGCTCCTGTGCCCGTGTGGCACggggggcagggcagggggtgaCCCGGTGCCCACGGGCTCTGCAGGCTGCCTGGCGCCTGTACTCCACGGACAGCACCCACAGCTACCTGACAGCGACCTGGTGCTACTATGACAGCCTGCTGCCCTCCTTCAGGtaagcaggggctgggggagggatgAGGGGGAGTCTCTGTGGGGCTCCAACCCCCTGAGGGGCCCCGTGGAGCCAGCCAGGGCTCGGTGTGGCCGAGCAGCACGGACACCtcggcagccccagcacagcatctgcctctcctccatcctcaccatcctcccagcacacagcaccCATCTCACCCTGTTCCCCCTCACAGCCTTCCTCCCAACAGGCTGGTGCCACTGGGCACAGGGACCTCGTGGCTGAGGCCATGGATGGAGCATGGATGGACCCAGAGAGGATCcagcagagaccccccccatccccatccctgcagcccacctccgtcccacagcccctgggatgTTGCACCATGGCTCTACTGAAGATTCTGGAGCTTTTGCAGCTGCCCTGTGTGTTGCCATCACcctgtgccacagccctgccctcctgcctgcccctgctccctccAGCCACATTTTCCTTGGCAGGCACAAGTTGATTGTTGTGTTTTGGTGTCTTTTCCCCAAGCCAGGGCTCTGAGCAGCCGGGGCAGCCTCTGAGCCTCAGCCCAGGACACGTCCTGGGCATCACCCCCAGGCAAGGTGCCCAGCTCTCCCGACATGGGCACCACGGGGGGCTCCCCCAGcctctcctgctctgccaggagccCTTTCTCCTGTCCCAGGGGAGCTGAGGGAGGACTCCATCCCTGCCAGCTCTGAGCTTTTCCCTCTTTGGCTGCTCCAGCAGTGGCCAGTCCCCCAGATGGAGTGGTGGCCTGTGCCCCCATCCCCACTCTGCTTCTCCTGCCTGTGCCCTGCCTCAGCCATCCCTCTGAGCACAGCCTGACCCCTCTGATGATGGACAACCTCTGTGGAGCCCTTTCCCAGCACCATCACCCCCGGGTGCCTCAGCCTGctgccagctgggctgggaaCAAGCTGGTTTTTGCACGGGAGCTGCTGGGTTTTCCCCCGCTCCCCTCGCCCGtggctctgctttgctttgcacagaggaggaggagccaGCTCTGCCCAGTCTCCTTTGGCTCGTTTGCTTTTGGGAAGTTGTAATTTGTGCCCTGTTTGTATTTGACCCCCAACCCCAGAGAGCTGCTCCTAATGTTTGAGCACTTGCACCGGGTCCGCAACGGAGGATTTAGGAACTCAGAGGTGACAAACTGGCCCGACGGAGCCCCAGCACCTTCCCTGGGCcaggcacacagcagcccgTGCTCAGGGGAAAGGTAGGAGGGTGCAGCCCCGTGGCCCTGTgttctccctcctctctgccttctctctgtTCATCTGTGTGTGCCTCTGATGCCACCCCGGTGCCCGTCGCCCCAAGGAGCCCAgaggagcagcccctggcctCAGTCCCTGCCCTGTGGCACccatcctgctctgctcccagctgctgagGGGTCACTTTTGGTCCCCATGGATGGACTCTGGGGCTGTTGGACCGTGGTGAAGCATCTTGCAAGGTTCAGCACCGACTGTTTTGATGTGGCCACAGCTCTGGACCCGTGCAGGGGGTAACGTGTGGCTGCAGAGGCTGGGCATCGGCGCTGCAGTGGTGGGGGCCCTTCTGCAGGGCCCAGTGAGGAGCAAACCACACTCCCTGCAGTCCCAGGTGGGCTTCCCATACCCACAGCAGTGGGCAACAGCGATGCTGAGCTGCCCCAGTGCTGGTGAGGACAGAGCAAGAGGGTttggggctgctctgcacctcatCCCCCATCCCTTCGGAGAGCGTCCTGGAGACCCCCCACCATGGCTGCTGGGTGCCCACCCAGGGCATGGGCACAGCACAGggccctgggctgctggcaggagaagcagcactgctccTCCCTGGcatcctgcctcagtttcccctggtACTGGGGGTGATGCTGCTGGGGGGATGTGCTGAGCCATGAGGCTGAGGGGGACCTGctccccccaccagcccccAGGTGAGTATGGGCTTAGGGGGGgcttctccctgcagcagcaccagcctggcCTCAGCTTCCCAGGGAAGAGCCAGAAGCTGGcaagggaaaggctgcagccccctgGATAACCCACCCTGGGGAGGGGGGCCCAgcctccccccacctcctccacAAGCATCACCTCTCATAACATctcaccttctctctctcctcccctctcctgctcaccctcctcctctccatccctccaACCTCCCCCCAAACCTCCTGTGCCCCTCATTCACCCCCTTTCCCCCCAAGCTGGAAGGAGGAGGACGTGCAGCCCCACAAGTGCTTACAGCTCAGGTAACGTTCTGCCCTGGCAGTGCCGTGGCAGGGGGTGTGCAGAGCCCCCCCTTCAGCTGCCTGGCACCACCTGCCATCACCAGCTCACTTTGCTTTTGAGCAACTGGACTGTTCTTACCCTCTGAGGGGGAGGTGTTGGTGGTGTTTATGCAGGACCTACACAAACAACTTGACTGGTGCTTCTTGCCTCCACAGCGGAGGTGGGTACTGGGGCTGGGGATGcccagggggctgggctggcagctcaggGGGAGCAGGGAAACGGTGGCCCAGgatgctctgctccctcccagccatGGGCTAActcattgttttttctcctgtgtctCTGCCCTGATCCTCCAGCCCCATCTTTGGTGGTAAGAGGAGGCTCTTGCGGACGTGGGGCACGTGGAGATGGAGGTACTGcgtggcacagggctgggggcacCGGGGCTGCATGGTGCCCCGTGCTGGGCTGGCTgcggggaggagggggctggagggCTGAGGCAGATGGGTAGAAGCTGAAGGGTGATTTTTCCATAGGGCAGGGGGTCTGTGCATGGCTTGGGCTGTCCCCACCGTCCCTccaccagctcccacagccagccctgcctcGGTTTCCCCTCCTGCATGGATGAGCCGGGCACATTGGCTGTGCCAAGTCCAACAACAGCAAAGAGGCTCTtggatgaatcccatcccacGTGTATCCCCCAGCCTGGTCCCCTGGGGCACAGCCCTCCCTTGTTCCCTGGCAGCATGGCTTgtctgtggctgcaggggctgctggcagcccttCTTGCCTGgtgccagctgcctgcctgggcaCGGGCCGGgagccccctgtgctgcccaTTCCTCTGCCTATGCCCATCCCTTGCCCTGGGGAACCCAGCAACCTCCCACAGTGCAGGGCTTTGGCAGAGCTGCTCGTGCAGGGTTTGCTCTCTCTGGGGGCTGAGCAGCTGCTTGGCCTCCTGTGCATGTCCAGGGGGTGCTTGTGGTCCCCCCTCACCCAAACTGCAGCGCTGAGGGTGGCTTTGTGTAGGTCCTACATAAAGGATGCCCCTTGTTCCCCTTCCCTGGGGGGCAGCTGGTGTTagggcaggagagcagctgctccACTCACTCCCTGGAGCAGAGCctcaggaggaggatgaaggaCCATGGTTGGGtgccccatggcagggggtttggggcaggggcagagctgctccccacgGTGCCAGGGCTGGGTGCTCTGAGGGCAGCTCTCCTGTGTGTCCTCCCCACTGTGCCTGTCTGTCCCCACTCTAAGTCTGTCTGTCTCCTGTTTCTCTGCTCTTGTGGGGGGGGAAAAGGTGTTTAAAGGAGTAagcccagagctgctcagaTGGTCAGAGGCTGGAACATCTCTGATGGGAGGGTGGGGTTTCCtcacctgaggctgttcagcctggagaagagaaggctgagaggggaccttgGTAACACAAGCACCtgaaaggtgggtgtcaggagcatGGGACCAgattttgttctgtggtggccagtgccaggacaagggctcatggaaagaagctggcacacaggcagtgcccctggcccgggaggagcaagtcctttggtgctggggtgagggagccctggcccaggctgcccagggagggtgtggaggctcctgctcaggaggtttccaaccccagctggacacgttcctatgcccctgagccaggggaagctgctggagcaggggctggggctggagcagctctgcaggggggATTTTATGATCCACGTGGCACCACCAGCTCCTGGTTGCCCATCACATGCCAGGGGCTCTCTGtgagcccagcacagccacctccCATCCTCAGCCCCCCTGCAGTGGGTACCATGTgtgctccctcctctccctgtcccCATGCCTGTGAGCCTGGCACCAGCTCCGTGCTGACGCTGCCCCGCTGTGCCCCGCAGCACCAGGATGGGCATCAAGGAGCGCATCCGCCTGGGCACCCCCCAGCGCCAGAGCAGCCGGGGCAGGCAGCACCTGGGGCCCCCCCTGCACCgctcccccagcactgaggATGTCTCTGAGGCCTCCAGTCCCACCAAGGTGCAGAAGAGCTGGAGCTTCAATGACAGGACCCGCTTCCGTGCGTCCCTGAGGCTCAAACCGCGCACCCCGGCCGAGGGTGAGCCCTGGGGACCGGTGGGGGGTGATGCTGAGGGGGGCTGCTGGCATTttggggggcacagaggggtAGGTCTCTGTCTCTCTCACCTTCCCACTCTTGTCACCCACAGCCAGCTGCCCACCAGAGGACAGCAGCGAGGAGAAGAGCTCCCACTGCGACCTGACCTTCGAGGACATCATGCCAGCAGTGAAGACTCTCATCCGAGCTGTCAGGTGAGATTGTCCCCTCTCATGTCCCCCCACTGTCTGTGCTGCCAtcccccagctcctctgcagctcctggcactTGGGGACAAGTGGATGTGTGCAGACAGCTCTGGTCCTGGCAGGGGTTGAGTTTGGCAGGGTGTCTCAGCCCCACAATCAGGACCCCCCCCACAGAgcccccttctcctccccagtGCCCCATGGCCAAGCCCAGGACcccccacagagccccctgctcctccccagtgCCCCATGGCCAAACCCAGGACCCTCACAGAGCCCCCTGGTCCTCCCCAGTGCCCCATGGCCAAGCCCAGGACCCCCCACAGAtccccctgctcctccccagtgCCCCATGGCCAAACCCAGgacccccacagagccccctggTCCTCCCCAGTGCCCCATGGCCAAGCCTGGGTGTCTCTGCAGGATCCTCAAGTTCCTGGTGGCCAAGAGGAAGTTCAAGGAGACTTTGCGTCCCTACGACGTGAAGGACGTCATCGAGCAGTACTCAGCCGGTCACCTGGACATGCTGGGCCGGATCAAGAGCCTGCAGACACGGTgagctgccctggcactgcaggGGAGGGGGCTCTGGGTTCCTTGGGGTCCCCAGTCGCTGGCTGtgctcagcaggagcagcattCCCAAAGCCCCCATCCTCACCCCTGCTGTGCCCCCGGGAGTGATGGGCTACATCCTGTCCCTCGGTGCCAGCGTGGACCAGATCGTGGGCAGAGGGAGCCTGGCTGCAGACAAGAAGCTCCGGGAGAAGGGGGAGAAGCCGGCGCTGGAGGTGGAGCTGGTGGATGAGCTCAGCATGATGGGCCGAGTGGTCAAAGTGGAGAGgcaggtgaggagggggctggtcCCTGGGAGGATGTCACCCAGGACCCGTCCCCCAGGGAGGGACCCGTCCCCCAGGGAGGGACCCGCCCAGCCCCTCTCGCCCCCCTCCCCTGCAGGTTCAGTCCATTGAGCACAAGCTGGACCTGCTGCTCGGCCTCTACTCGCAGTGCCTGAGGAAAGGCTCCACCAACTCCTTCAGCCTGGCTGCTGTGCAGGTCCCTCCCTGCGAGCCAGACATCACCTCAGACTACCACAGCCCCGTGGACCACGAGGACATCTCTGTGTCTGCCCAGACCCTGAACATCTCCAGGTCGGCCAGTGCCAACATGGACTGAGCAGGGAGGCGCCGGGGCCGGATCCTGCCCGGGTGCGGGCGCTGGGAGCAGCGTGGCGGTGCCTGGCCCCCAGCAGCCACGTCCCTCGCCCTGTTACTTGAACCAAGGCTTCCTTGGAGGGGGCACatctgcagggggctgggctgggagcccGTGGCACGGCCAGACCCCGCTCCTGGAGCGTTCTCCAGCCTGGCCCTGTCCCGTGGGGGTTGGCTCGTAGCCCCagccctcaggaccccccctctcagctcctgcctggttcccccagagctgagctggggccACCACAGCTATGCAGGACCCCgtctcccttctgctgctgggaCTGGGACACGCCTGGGGGGGGTTATCTGCATTGCTGCAGGTCAGGGCAGTGATTGGGGGTCCCCCCGGGCAGGGGAGTGGGGGTCtgtccctcctcatcctcctctgcaCAGGTTGTTTCCCTGcttgcagggctgcagagctgcagctgcacctcTAGAAGCACAGCAGAGCCTCGTGCCTGCCCCTGCATGCTCCCAGGGCCATATATATAtaggagatatatatatatttatgcaaTAATGACTTAATATGCAACACCCCCGGGCACAGCAACCCAGGGGGACATAGGCAATAAGCAAACCCTCCTAGCAGCACACAGGGCTGGATCCTGCTGCCCATGGAGGGGGGCTTGGGGACAGGTAATAAACCTTTGCCCAAGGGTGGCCCTGGGGCCACGGGGCTGGGTGGGGGctgtggaggagggagggatgcaGGCACAGGGGATGCTGGTCCCCAAGGAGCATCCTCATCTCTTGTATCCCAGCCCAGGCTCTTGCTTAGAGGATTCCTTCCCTGCCAGGTCCTGTGGTGCTCAGTTTGTCCCCTTCGATGTCCCTGTggggggcagggagcaggggtcAGGCCTGGGGGGGGTGACTGTCtggcagggacagagcaggggtggcaggacagagcagggctggctgtgcctcCTCGCAgagctcccagccccacagagccGGGCTGGAAGGGAGGGTGGGAGTGCCAAAGTGTtctgagctggggctgctgccagcccccgGGGGTCTCAGCTGGAGCCACGGTGCCAGGCTCTGAGCTGGGCTAGTGATGCTGCACCgatcccctccctgctgctgcagcccgtCCCTGGGCTTCCGACGGTCAGACTCGCAGCTCCCCCTTCGCCCCTCCCTCaccccccgccgctgcctctGCCCCCGGCAGCCGGGACCCCCCACCCTGCTCGTTTTTCTTGCCTCCTTAGTGCATGTGGCCAGAGCCGCCTGCAGCCTCCCCCcggccccctcccgcccccccgGCCGGGCCGTGGGGCAGCGGGACACGCGGGGGGGTGCGGGGGGGTCTCGGGGTGAGGGTGCATGTGAGAGCTTTGCCCGCAGCCGCAGGAACGGCCCCGTGGGAGCGTCGCCCGGGGGGTCCCCGCGGAGCTCCCGGCCCGCGGCACTTACCTCGGTAACTTATTAACTTATTTCTGTCATTAAACGTtggagcaggggctgtgtgcGGTGCCTGTGTGCGGTGCCGGCTGTGTGCGGTGCCGGCTGTGTGCGGTGCCCGGCTGTGTGCGGTGTCTGTGTGCGGTGTCTGTGTGCGGTGTCCGGCTGTGTGCGGTGTCCGGCTGTGTGCGGT
This DNA window, taken from Colius striatus isolate bColStr4 chromosome 24, bColStr4.1.hap1, whole genome shotgun sequence, encodes the following:
- the KCNQ4 gene encoding potassium voltage-gated channel subfamily KQT member 4; its protein translation is MAGAGERRAAALTAVSTEGSGPPGGTPVPGRRGLLAGSRPGAAAARPAGSQRCCRRRLQNCLYNVLERPRGWAFVYHGFIFLLVFSCLVLSVFSTIQEHQKLANQCLFILEFVMIVVFGMEYLVRVWAAGCCCRYRGWRGRLRFARKPFCVIDLMVFVASVAVIAAGTQGNILATSALRSLRFLQILRMVRMDRRGGTWKLLGSVVYAHSKELITAWYIGFLVLIFASFLVYLAEKDANAQFATYADSLWWGTASPCSGPGQVTLTTIGYGDKTPETWLGRMLAAAFALLGISFFALPAGILGSGFALKVQEQHRQKHFEKRRTPAANLIQAAWRLYSTDSTHSYLTATWCYYDSLLPSFRELLLMFEHLHRVRNGGFRNSEVTNWPDGAPAPSLGQAHSSPCSGESWKEEDVQPHKCLQLSTRMGIKERIRLGTPQRQSSRGRQHLGPPLHRSPSTEDVSEASSPTKVQKSWSFNDRTRFRASLRLKPRTPAEASCPPEDSSEEKSSHCDLTFEDIMPAVKTLIRAVRILKFLVAKRKFKETLRPYDVKDVIEQYSAGHLDMLGRIKSLQTRVDQIVGRGSLAADKKLREKGEKPALEVELVDELSMMGRVVKVERQVQSIEHKLDLLLGLYSQCLRKGSTNSFSLAAVQVPPCEPDITSDYHSPVDHEDISVSAQTLNISRSASANMD